TATGGTCTGCTTCCAATGATACAAAAGTTGCTTTCTCAAAGAAACGGTTTTGTAAACGGTTAGCAAATCATTTCAAGATCAGCCTTAAAAAATTTACTACTTTTGATTTCAGCAATTTTTTACTCAACATCGTGAATAAAACATTAGTTTGTGCATGACTAAAGTGCAAGGTCAGCAATACAAAACAcattcttcactttttttttctcacagacTGCCTCCTAGAGGTTAATATTCCTTCATTCACAGTGAAAAGCTGTTTAGCTGTAACTTGCATCTGCATTTTGTACTCAATGACCAGTCATTTTTGGAGCATATAGAGGTGTTAGTTATAGGTTTTGCAAGCTAATTAATGAAGTCAAAACACTCAAAACTTAAGTCTCAATAGATCAAGAATAGCCCACCTAGAACAAAGAATTCctcaaaatacactttttgttgattttttgttttaatttaaaatgtatgagACACCATTTAAggcagaggtgggcaaaccggtcctcggggctgctgtgggtgcagatttttgttccaaccgacccaccacagacactttaactaattagatttctgcaaaaagcaaaaaggaactgattgcacttgtcggacaccagattggtgaaaaggggTCTTCTATATGGGTTGGATTGAAAACCTGCACTCagtgcggccctttgtggaacagtttgcccacccatgaTTTAAGGCATTATATGTATAGAAAGTACTCCCTCCCATACAGAGTTGGGAGATAACTTTCTGTTTAAAATGCTATACAAATTCTATTTACAGTGTTTAAATCCAGCCCACTCAATAAAAGCATAACTAAAAACATGAACTTTACTTAAACTAACCGAGAATGATTGCCCAATGCCAGCCATTACATTCaacaaatatgaatatattggTTTTTCATACTGCTTTTATGTAATTGAAAAGGATGCAGAAGAGCTTAAATTAAAGAGGCCAATGGTCTCTTTAAGGAATCCTTTCAAATTGGGTTGTATAGTTTGAAGTGTAAGTCCACAATTTAAGTGCAGAATTTGAATCAAATGGAATTTTATTTGTTACACTGGAACATTTAGTACATCCTGTACTATTTTCTGTCATTGTTATGTAATTTATTTGCTATCATTGTGACCAGTAATGATTGAAGTTTAATAGTTATGtaccaaatttatttttatctttacaaaatatttttattcttcaaagaatattgaaaaaatagtATATAAGGCAGTAAAATAATCCCCATGACACTTCAACAATaaattttctcattaaaaatattgtttgtaaATAAATCAACATAAAAAACTTTTTATAATTAAAACTAGACTTTATATTTCTTCCGCTAAGTTTTGATTGTCTTTCCCAAAAcagaaataagaaaataaataatacacctccctgatgaaaatattaattttcagtGCCTTGAAAAATTTTGCTTTTGAGCCATTGATAAGCAACATGAATACAAAATTCTTTTCAAAGTGATGATTTTACGGTCTAAGACAGTGGTCTCCAAACTAGTCATCTGGAGCCGCTGGTTTTTGTTCGAACTGATGAGGTACAAGCAGTTTAAACAATCAGGTTTCTGCAAAAACAAGCAGCACCTAACAATAATCAGATTGATGACACCTTGCTACTTGCTTtgttggaatgaaatcctgcagtcattgcagccctttgtggaatagtttggagaaccCTGGTCTAATGGGAAATACACTATTCAAAGGGCAGAATTATCAttaaaaatttgatttggtgtttAAATTTGGTGGAAAAAAGCAGACCAACACTTCCCAGCACAGCATATACATTTCTTTCAATGAATAATCTTTCACTCTTTCATTaccaaaatcatattcatgtACGTAGTATTGGTGCACCTTAAATTACTACCTGACAAAGACAATGGAAGACTGGGAGGTGTGAATGAACAAATGCCGACATTGTCATTGTCGGGCTAATTGTTAAAAGCTGCCTAGCAACAGGAACAGCTACTGCAGCAGAGGTAAATATTTGAGTAAGTGAATGCTTCATGTCTTAAATTGAGCTgtaatttatgttgttgacccgtcaaaataacaaataaaacataaaaaataaatacagtatctAAGTGATTTCTACTGAGAGACAAAATTGAAAGACACAAACATATTCAAGTAGATTCAGGTGATCAAACAGAGGTTTGCAGCACACTGTTGTTCCACTTTGTATGTTACAAATAAAAGGTTTAGGGTCATGTTATAtgtgggagggggtgggggtagtaatacaaacaaacaaaaaatatgattagatggaaaaaatatataaccagCCTGTAGAGTGTAGCCTTGCCAGCCACTTTGTATCCTGCCGGAGAAAGTATGTATTTTTGGTGAAAGTCATCCTTGAGGTCTGTTttagcaacattttaaaaaggtttcAATACAACTGATTTGATCACATTATAGCGACATGCACTGCTATAAAGCCTTCATGTGGTTGTTCAGCTGTTTACATTCACACtgctttttttgctgaaaagtcTATACTAGTGCTACATCAGTTTGCagcatcacacacacaaaaaaaaaagaaaatcaatccCGTATTTCTTTTAACATTTGTAGCAATCATTTTAATGGAATGTATGCTCACCACGGACAATATGTGAGGAGAACTCGTAACGGTCTTTGCTGCGGTGGCCACAAATGTTGCATTTCAGTGGATCCCTGTATCCATGGCAACCCATATGTATAGTATACATGACGTGGTCGAGAAAGAGCACTTGGCAATGGTCACACTGGAAGGCTCGCAACTCGCGGCCTTCTCGTCCAAAAACCCGTAGCCCTTCCAGATTTGCGGGCCTCTCTGTGGATTCGCGAGGTACACCGGTCAATGTTCCAGACCCATTTCTAGATGACACATCAGCCATGTGCTCACTCGAATAAATTGCAGGGCTTGAGCGTGACCTGAGACTGGATGGTAGATTATTACCAGGGTTAGCATGCCGTTCCGGAGGGCTGCTGCCAGCCGACTCGGGCGACTCTCCGCCACTGTTGCTCGGCGTATCTTCATGAACCGACTGGGTTGGCCTACCGTGCCGAGTCAAAGAAGCGGGACCGTTGGAGACGGCGTGGCTTGGAAAATCAGAGGGTAATCGGGGCTGAGGTGTGAGCGAGTCAGAATTTCCTGTACGCTCCACTCTCTGGTCAAGAGGTAGAACATGATGGTAGAGTGGGTTGACCATGGGCATAACATCTGTTATAGAGAGGGGGAGCCCAGTGTGCTGTAGAATGGGCCTCATTGTGTCTGATCCCAAGTATGTGATGGCATTGTTCATAGCCTGGTCCATCATTTGAGCTGATAACATTTCAGCCTGTTTCTCAAACTTGAGGCCCATCTCATATCCTATATCCGGGTAGCTGTAACGCCCCAACTTTTCACCTGTTTAAAACAGAAAAGTATCATGACTGATGGGTCCGAGACAAGGACTTTGTGTATCTGGTCTTGAAATAGAATTACAAATTGATACTGTACTTCGAGGAGTCTGCAAATTATTCCAGAAAGTGGCtcagtgggtgtgggttttcgtCCAAACCTAttagaggaaacctttccaccaatctggtctcTTAGAAGTGACATCAGTGGATTGCATttaggtgcttcttgtttcagcagaaaccttaTTAGTTAAACTGTTTCAGTTGGagtaaaaacctgcacccacagcggccctcaagGAGCGGTTTGCAGACCCCTGCGGTACATGGTTCCTTCTTCATCACGTTTTCCCCTGGGTTGCATTGTATTGATGCTAAAATCATTTCTAACTCTGTGGCTAACTTTTTCTCAAGAGGGTTCAAATGTTGGCTACATACTAAAGTTTGACTTCTGAAGAATGTTATATGTAAGTCAGGTTTTCACTTTCAACACATTAAAAGTCTAAACAAATACACATACTACACGCCAAATAAGAAACTGctgttcattaaaaataattacctTGGCATGTAACAGTCTGAGCACCCTGAGAACTTTGTCATGCTACTTTATAATGTCAAAAACTAAAACCAAAAAACCCCTAAAGCATTCTGTATTATTTTGTTGACCAGCAAGCAGAGCCAATGGTTTAATCGTTGACAACATTTGTGGATTTTGAAGTGGGTCACAAACTCTTTCCTAAAAATATAATGCAGCAATGTTGAACGTGCAAAAGTGTGAGAATAGGAAAGCCCCATCCATGTTTGAATATAACCAACCAATAAAAAGCAGGGATGTTGCGAGCTGTTGACTCTTAATAAGCTTGCAAAAGGTAAACCGCaaaagcaaaaagcttgtcCTTGCCACATCCCCCTCAAACTGCTACAACTTCCTCAATTAGCATACTATAACTATTACAcgagaaaataaagtaaaatagtttattaaaataaaatataaaaaaataatggtatAAAAAAGGGTGCAATAAATATTTGGAATGTGACCTTATCTACCTCGTGGCTTGTTGTTCTTGTTTCCTTGTATGAAATTCAATGTGGAAAATTGAATATATGAATAACTCTATTATTGTTGCTATTAGACTCCCTcaatctttttttctatttgttttctgCCCATACCTGTATCCATCCATCTCTCCTACAAGAAATGCATTACCAATCTCTTCTCAATACTAGTGATAACAATGTTGCTTAGCAGTGTTGATGAATACTCACCCACAAATTTCTGGGGTGTGGTGCTCTTCCTTTTCCCAACATTACTGTGCAGTCTTTCAATGACGAGCGGCCGCTCAAATGTAGTCATAGGCCTAGGCTCTTTAGGAAGCTCACCTGCAGAAGTATTATCAAAACAAAGGTAAATGTTACAGTGGACTTTGTGTAATTAACCAAACATTATGTATGTTCATTCCtagagaaaatacaaaatacctGCAAAAGGAGCCGTTTTGGGTGTCGGATCAAGACCAATGCTCTGTAGGTAACTATGGCAGCGTTCTTTGTGCTCCTCAAGGGAACTGCGTTGTTTGTAGCTCCGCCCACAGCAGTTGCACTTGTGTGGTTTGCCCACTAAAGGTGTAGACATTCACAAGAATAGCTatcactcatctcatctcattttatgaacagctttatcctcattagggttgggtggggtggggtgctggagccagtccCAGCTGtgtccgggccagaggcaggggggaCACCGtggatcagtggccagccaatctcagagcacaaggagacggacaaccatgcacactcacacccatacctaggggcaatttagcctaccatgcatatttttgtaatgtgggagcaaaccggtGTACCCAGAGGCAACCCACGCAggtcatgcaaactccacacaagtgaaggtgacctgcatttgaacccgggaccacAGAGCCGGGGCATCAAACAGTCCCATCCTAACCATATCTTTCCATCATGTTTGTCAATCAAGTTCGAGAACAGGATATTTTGCGGTCTTTGAGACAAATCCTTTTAGCAATAGGAGTTTGTTTTGCCTTTTTCATTACAGTTGCCATATGACAGCATATGAAGCAGCTCATAAAAGAACACCATTTTGGTGCTAAAGGGAAAAGGCTTACCAGCATGTGTGCGCAAATGACCCGTAAGAGCGTCGCGGCGGCGACAGGCGTAGTTGCAGAACGGGCATTTGAAGGGTTTTTCCCCGGTGTGCAACTTGATGTGCCGCAGCAGATTTCCCTTCTGAGTGAACGAGACACCACACTGGTTGCACTGAAATGGACGGTCACCTATGGAAGGCATAAACAGGGATTTATCTCACTGCATGCATTGGCAATATACAGTATTAAAAAAGTTTGAGTAAGTaatcacattttcaaaattgaataaaGTCTTTCTTTGATCATTAAATCAAATTGGCTACAACTAGACTGTAATGTTGCTTTGAATTGACAGTCAACTGAGTATAAAGGTAATTAAGACAGACATACtaactaccaccactactacttatttggactataaatgaatgaataaatacatgagcCCAATGTATGATATTTTTCTTAGtctaataaaattaaataaataaaaaatacaacttggaTTTTTCCATTGTGTGACtaatagtctgaaaaatatggtacataaATCAATCATATTATTACAACCTTTAATTAAACTTTAGAGCAGTTCTAATTCCTTACAAACTACAATGACGATGCATTAGGTATTATTATGCTCATCAGATGCTGCAAATACATTTGATGCTTTGGCAGACATGGCTTAAgttttacttgaaaaaaaaacaaaaggaattgTTTTAGTAATTAGATGAGGCACTGAGCAACGGGAAGTATTTGTTGTTGTACATTCCATAACTACATTCTAATAGGAGAAAAACATGATCATCAGTAAGTTGAAAAGAAGACGTGATCATATGCTGTGACAACCATGGCTATCATGGcgtcagctggaacaggtttCGGGGGATTccagggatatttttttttcctgataataATTTCAAGTCTGCGTTATTgttttggaactaaaaaaaaaaacacgaaaaagGTCTACGCCCTAtctgaaggagaaaaaaatacatgcgaTTTAAAATAGAATCAACTGGCTGGttttgcaaaaaatacaataccgCTTGGTTGTCGAGTGGCTGAATCCAGTGCCATGGTTTGTCCAGATATTTCATCTTGTGCATGACTTGGGCTTCCAGCCATAGATTCCTCCACAGCCGTGCCTTCTTCTCCTGTTTGAAGCTCACACACCAAGCTTCTGTTGTCAGTTTCCTCACTTGTATCTTCTTGCTTTATCTGTTTATCATGCAGTTCttcaacacaaaaacacaagtgtAGAGTTTATGTGACTTCTTTCTTAAATCAGAAATGATGTTTGAACTGAATTTGGCAAAATATAGAATTCCTTACTTTAGAATAGACTTAAATGGAGACAGAATTAATGTGTAGGAAGCTTTTGGATGAACTGAAACGGTGCCAAATTCAGAGGCGCGAAAGATAAACAGGCCCATCTGGTTCCTAGTTGTCTTTGGAGAAGAGAAGGGAGTGTCGGAGGCACCTTCCCAGCAATGGACACCAGCGCAATGATAAGattaagacaaaattgtgtgtCTGTTGAGGTGGAGATAGTAGTTTTGCACACACTGTAGTTACGTCTAGTTGCACACATTTCCACTATAGACCAAAATATTGGATGGTACATAGAATAGCTCATAGGCCTTCAAAAAAACTCTTGGACATAGGTAATGGAACAAAAATGTTTATCAATTCAGTTCAGTAAAAAATGGTAATTGGTTATTTGTGGCTTATCATTTCCTGGCTGTGAAAGCTAATGTTAGAGGGCCATTGGTGAATGAGTAAACGGACATTCTTTCACACCTCCCATTGGATTGGAACTTCTTGTAGGATGTCAAGGGAAGACAATAAGTGAACGAGCTGTTCTTTCTCCTttgtaaataaaacattcagGATAATTGCATCTATTTTAAGCTTGTTGTAATAGAGGAAAGACCCGCTCAGTTTTGCTATGATTGCACAAAACAATTTCCAAAAAAACCCATGGAGAAAATCTTTGTATTTCCACTGCTTGAATATACAGTTATCTTAACCCATGATAGAAATCTTCCATTtgttcattccttcattttccatgGCGTTTATAAGGATTGCAGGGGTGCTAAAGCCTATCCTCGCTGACTACTGCCATACCTCTTTCATTCCTGAATTTGCATTTAACAAATTTACATAAAGCATTGGAGAAATACATATGAACATAAAGATTAtgttgtttattcattcatttttcataccacttatccccacaagggttgtgggtgtgctggagcctattccagtcaATTTTGGGCAGTAGACGTggtataccctgaattggtaatCAGCCAGGACAAAAACTATGAGACCAACAACCATTcccctcacactcatagctagggccAAGTTAGTGTGTTCACCTAGCCAacgatgaattaaaaaatgtcttcagaTATCTAACACCAAGGGTTCAATCTTGGGCTCTGGccatcctgtgtggagtttggatgttctccccacGGGTTTTATCcatgtactctggtttcttcccccATCCctaaaacatacatggtagggggtttgaccactctaaattgtccctaggtatgagtgtcaaCATGAAAGGGTGCTCTGCTGGCAAGCAATTCAGGGGGCAATAAGTGCAGCGGTAGGATAAgcaatatggaaaatgaatgaatgaacacatgTGTTTTagtcttatttcttttttaacataTGACATcaattttttgttgtatttttcaatgtaattttaaaGTTTATATAGAACATACAAGGTTCAAGCCTCAAACCTGTGTGGCGTCATCAGTGTTTTAGATGGTCTTTTTAGATTGTGTGTGAAAATGGCAGG
Above is a window of Stigmatopora nigra isolate UIUO_SnigA chromosome 11, RoL_Snig_1.1, whole genome shotgun sequence DNA encoding:
- the ikzf2 gene encoding zinc finger protein Helios isoform X1, with translation MEEPNDYCASNGKCSPVREKSRIPTPNGQTEPYHSPSELHDKQIKQEDTSEETDNRSLVCELQTGEEGTAVEESMAGSPSHAQDEISGQTMALDSATRQPSGDRPFQCNQCGVSFTQKGNLLRHIKLHTGEKPFKCPFCNYACRRRDALTGHLRTHAVGKPHKCNCCGRSYKQRSSLEEHKERCHSYLQSIGLDPTPKTAPFAGSELPKEPRPMTTFERPLVIERLHSNVGKRKSTTPQKFVGEKLGRYSYPDIGYEMGLKFEKQAEMLSAQMMDQAMNNAITYLGSDTMRPILQHTGLPLSITDVMPMVNPLYHHVLPLDQRVERTGNSDSLTPQPRLPSDFPSHAVSNGPASLTRHGRPTQSVHEDTPSNSGGESPESAGSSPPERHANPGNNLPSSLRSRSSPAIYSSEHMADVSSRNGSGTLTGVPRESTERPANLEGLRVFGREGRELRAFQCDHCQVLFLDHVMYTIHMGCHGYRDPLKCNICGHRSKDRYEFSSHIVRGEHTFH
- the ikzf2 gene encoding zinc finger protein Helios isoform X3; the encoded protein is MAGSPSHAQDEISGQTMALDSATRQPSGDRPFQCNQCGVSFTQKGNLLRHIKLHTGEKPFKCPFCNYACRRRDALTGHLRTHAVGKPHKCNCCGRSYKQRSSLEEHKERCHSYLQSIGLDPTPKTAPFAGSELPKEPRPMTTFERPLVIERLHSNVGKRKSTTPQKFVGEKLGRYSYPDIGYEMGLKFEKQAEMLSAQMMDQAMNNAITYLGSDTMRPILQHTGLPLSITDVMPMVNPLYHHVLPLDQRVERTGNSDSLTPQPRLPSDFPSHAVSNGPASLTRHGRPTQSVHEDTPSNSGGESPESAGSSPPERHANPGNNLPSSLRSRSSPAIYSSEHMADVSSRNGSGTLTGVPRESTERPANLEGLRVFGREGRELRAFQCDHCQVLFLDHVMYTIHMGCHGYRDPLKCNICGHRSKDRYEFSSHIVRGEHTFH
- the ikzf2 gene encoding zinc finger protein Helios isoform X2, with product MEEPNDYCASNGKCSPVREKSRIPTPNGQTEPYHSPSELHDKQIKQEDTSEETDNRSLVCELQTGEEGTAVEESMAGSPSHAQDEISGQTMALDSATRQPSGDRPFQCNQCGVSFTQKGNLLRHIKLHTGEKPFKCPFCNYACRRRDALTGHLRTHAVGKPHKCNCCGRSYKQRSSLEEHKERCHSYLQSIGLDPTPKTAPFAGELPKEPRPMTTFERPLVIERLHSNVGKRKSTTPQKFVGEKLGRYSYPDIGYEMGLKFEKQAEMLSAQMMDQAMNNAITYLGSDTMRPILQHTGLPLSITDVMPMVNPLYHHVLPLDQRVERTGNSDSLTPQPRLPSDFPSHAVSNGPASLTRHGRPTQSVHEDTPSNSGGESPESAGSSPPERHANPGNNLPSSLRSRSSPAIYSSEHMADVSSRNGSGTLTGVPRESTERPANLEGLRVFGREGRELRAFQCDHCQVLFLDHVMYTIHMGCHGYRDPLKCNICGHRSKDRYEFSSHIVRGEHTFH